The DNA segment GCTATTCCTTGCAGCTTGTGGAGGCAACGATGGGGTGAAGGCAAATGAAAACACAGTAAAAACAGAAACAGGATCAGCTAATCATGAGAATCTAAAAGAATTTGAAGAAAAGTCTATTTGGCAAAAACATATTAATTTAGAAACGCATTCGATTCAAATAATGGAGGATAACTCGCATAAACGCGTGGCCCTTTTTGAAAATGAACAGGGAGAAGAGATGTACAAAAGTATTTTCATAAAAAATACAGAGAGACTGAAAATTATTCAGTTTGATGAGGGTTTACTATATAATGACATCATTTAAGGAAAGCGAACTATATTTTATCTTTGTCAGAAAACATTGACAGTTATCTCACCTCATGCTAGTATGCCTTTAACCAACTAAATTAAAACTCTTATTCAGAGAGGCGGAGGGACTGGCCCTATGATGCCCGGCAACCTGTCAGCGTTTAGTCGTTGATAATGTGCTAATTCCAGCAAAGCAAATGCTTTGGGAAATAAGAGGGGTGCGTATGTGTAAGCCTCTCTAAATATAGAGAGGCTTTTTCTTATTTCAATACACATACATGCATAGAAAACTAAATACCGTTGATTACTCAGGTGTTGTAACTTATTCAACTTAAAAGGGAAGCTCGGTGAAAATCCGGCACGGTCCCGCCACTGTAAATGGTAGCTACCTGCAGAAGTGTCACTATCTTTTTGTTAGAAAAGGGTGGGAAGGCGCAGGGGAGTGAAGATCATGGAGTCAGGAGACCTGCCTGAGACAATGCACTAAACCTACGAGGTATAGGGAGGTGTTATGAGCGTAACGTGTTCAGGCTGTTTCCACAGTTTGAATTTGCCAATGCTGCATGACCATCTCTCTTAAAAAGGGAGATTTTTTTATTAGTCTACAAAACTTAAAATGGAGGAATGAAGATGACGAAAGTATTAAGTTCAACGATTGGTTATCCAAGAATAGGCGAAAAGAGAGAGTGGAAAAAAACCCTAGAACAGTTTTGGAAAGAAAACTTAACTAAAAGTGAATTTTTGTCTGAAATGGAGAATTTGCGTACAAACGATCTACAAAAGCAACAGGACATCGGTATTGATCTCATTCCTGTTGGTGACTTTAGTCTTTATGATCATGTGCTTGATACAGCAGTTATGTTTGGTTTTATACCTGACCGTTTTCAACACAAGGGTGGGGAAGTGCCAATAGAATTGTATTTTGATATCGCTCGAGGTAATGATGAAGCGGTGGCATCTGAAATGACAAAGTGGTTTAACACAAATTATCACTACATTGTGCCTGAGATTGAATCGGATGCCCAGCCAACACTAACGGAGAATCGGCTGTTACATTACTTTTTGGAAGCTAAAGAAAAACTCGGAATCATAGGAAAGCCGGTTATACTGGGTCCTGTTTCATTTTTGAAATTGGCGAAGGGTTATGAGAAAGAGGAATTTAAAAATCTGCTGAAAAAACTTGTCCCCCTATACATACAAGTTCTTCATGAGCTAGAAAGAGCTGGTGCCGAATGGGTGCAGGTGGACGAACCTATCCTAACAACGCCGATGACCAAAGATGATATACAGTTATTTAGAGAAGTATATGACTCTATGCAAAATGGTGTTTCAAGTTTAAAGATCCTTCTCCAAACGTATTTTGAATCCGTTGATCATTACAAGGAGGTCGTTTCCCTTCCAGTTGCCGGGATAGGCCTTGATTTTGTCCATGATGAGGGAGCCAATCTAGATTCATTGAAGAAGCACGGTTTCCCTAGAGATAAATATCTGGCTGCCGGGGTGATTAACGGCCGAAACATTTGGAGTGAAGATTTAGACACAAAATACGCACAACTTGAACATCTCCTTTCGGAAGTTGAAAAAGATCGACTTATCGTACAGCCTTCTTGCAGTTTGTTACATGTTCCAGTAACTGTAACCACCGAACAGGACTTGGACCCTGTCATAAAAAATGCGCTGTCATTCGCTGACCAAAAGCTTGAAGAAGTGACAGTGTTAGCAGAAGGGCTAAATGATGGTAGGCATACGATTGAAAAAAATATAGAAGAACGTACACGGTGTATTGAATTACTATGGAAGTCTTCCAGTAGAAATCAAGCAGACGTTCAAAAGGAAGTAGAGTTATGGAAAGATATTGAACCAAAACGTTCAACCCACTATTCCAGTCGCCAGAAAATACATCAAGATTATTTCGAGCTTCCGCTATTGCCGACAACAACGATTGGTAGTCTCCCACAAACAAAAGAAATTCGTCAGGCACGGCTGAAATGGCGAAGAGGGGAATGGTCTGATGAATATTATCAATCGTTTATTGAAGAGAACACTTACGAATGGATAAAACGCCAGGAGGAAATCGGGCTCGATGTACTCATACATGGAGAGTTTGAACGCAACGATATGGTCGAATTCTTTGGAGAAAAACTGGATGGGTTTGCATTTACGAGATATGGTTGGGTCCAATCATACGGCTCCCGATGCGTCAAACCTCCCGTCATTTATGGAGATGTATCTCTCACAAAACCGATGACAGTAAAAGAAATTACCTACGCTCAATCTCTAACAAAAAAACCTGTGAAAGGTATGCTGACTGGACCGATAACCATCTTAAATTGGTCATTTGTCCGTGAAGATATCAGCAAATTTGAAGTCACTAAACAAATTGCCTTGGCTCTACAAAAAGAAATAAGGTTTTTAGAAGAAAATAACATCCATATGATTCAGGTGGATGAACCAGCTTTACGAGAAGGCTTGCCGATAAAAGTTGAAAAACAAAAAGAATATTTGGAGGAAGCCGTTTACGCTTTTAGGCTTGCCACGTCTTCTGTGCATGATGAGACCCAAATCCATACACATATGTGTTATTCCGAGTTCGGGGAAATCATGGACACCATTGACCAATTGGATGCCGACGTCATTTCCATAGAAGCCGCCAGAAGTCACGGAGAATTAATTTCAGATTTTGAGAAAAAGTCATATGAAAAAGGGATTGGCCTAGGCGTTTACGACATCCATAGTCCAAGAGTGCCAGGAGTGAATGAAATGGAAAGCAGCATCCTGCGTGCATTAGACGTACTTCACCCGAGACAATTCTGGGTGAACCCTGACTGTGGGTTGAAGACAAGAGGAATTAACGAAACAACGGATGCCCTTAAAAACATGGTTGAAGCAGCCCGACAGATTAGAGAAAAAATTAATAATGAAGTAGTAGTTGTTGAAAAGTAAAGGTAACAATTGGGCATCTTTCTGAATCAGGAAGGTGCCTGTTCCTCATTGTATTGTAAAGAAGTAGTTGAAGAAGCCAAATGAATAGCTATACAAATAAACTTATGATAAAGTATCTGAAAATTAAGTGTTTTAGGAGGCGATTTTTTGATAGACTATAACGGACGTAAGTTTGTTTCAGTTGAAAATACAGCGAATGGAGAAGTTTCTTCAAAAACTTTTTTCGATTATAAACAAGATGGAAATATAATTTCAGCGACCTATAATGGAGGAGAAATTAGATTAGGCACACTGGTTGGAATGGTGAGAGAAGATGGGTGTTTGGAGTTTAGATATAATCACGTTAATATCTATAATGAGATAAGGGGCGGAAAATGTGTTTCAACTTCAGAAATCTTACCCGACGGTCGAATTAGGTTGTATGAGAATTGGAAATGGCTTGATGAAGAGGGAACCGAGGGAAGTTCAACGATTGAGGAAGTTGCTTTATAAAACTAAACACCTTTTGCGCAGTTCTTAACATAGATGGATGATGAAAAGTTAATAAAGGAACAGTTAGGCTGATAATAATGGGGATGAAATAGGAGAACCAAGTAAGATACCTAAAGGAAGGTAAGGTAAAGCCTGTTCCTTAATCAGGAAGCAGGCTTTGTCATCTAGCTTTGTTCAGGATTCTTTTCAATTGAATCGTTAAGCCGCTTGAATTTATTTTTAATCACGGAAGTGTCTGCGAACAAGTCGTGGATCCCCTGGTGGCGCTTTGTAAAGGCGACGACCAAATAAGGCAGGCCGAGGAGAGCCATACTAATGTATCTGCCGATGCACTCACGG comes from the Halobacillus shinanisalinarum genome and includes:
- the metE gene encoding 5-methyltetrahydropteroyltriglutamate--homocysteine S-methyltransferase, translated to MTKVLSSTIGYPRIGEKREWKKTLEQFWKENLTKSEFLSEMENLRTNDLQKQQDIGIDLIPVGDFSLYDHVLDTAVMFGFIPDRFQHKGGEVPIELYFDIARGNDEAVASEMTKWFNTNYHYIVPEIESDAQPTLTENRLLHYFLEAKEKLGIIGKPVILGPVSFLKLAKGYEKEEFKNLLKKLVPLYIQVLHELERAGAEWVQVDEPILTTPMTKDDIQLFREVYDSMQNGVSSLKILLQTYFESVDHYKEVVSLPVAGIGLDFVHDEGANLDSLKKHGFPRDKYLAAGVINGRNIWSEDLDTKYAQLEHLLSEVEKDRLIVQPSCSLLHVPVTVTTEQDLDPVIKNALSFADQKLEEVTVLAEGLNDGRHTIEKNIEERTRCIELLWKSSSRNQADVQKEVELWKDIEPKRSTHYSSRQKIHQDYFELPLLPTTTIGSLPQTKEIRQARLKWRRGEWSDEYYQSFIEENTYEWIKRQEEIGLDVLIHGEFERNDMVEFFGEKLDGFAFTRYGWVQSYGSRCVKPPVIYGDVSLTKPMTVKEITYAQSLTKKPVKGMLTGPITILNWSFVREDISKFEVTKQIALALQKEIRFLEENNIHMIQVDEPALREGLPIKVEKQKEYLEEAVYAFRLATSSVHDETQIHTHMCYSEFGEIMDTIDQLDADVISIEAARSHGELISDFEKKSYEKGIGLGVYDIHSPRVPGVNEMESSILRALDVLHPRQFWVNPDCGLKTRGINETTDALKNMVEAARQIREKINNEVVVVEK
- a CDS encoding n-acetylglutamate synthase; the encoded protein is MIDYNGRKFVSVENTANGEVSSKTFFDYKQDGNIISATYNGGEIRLGTLVGMVREDGCLEFRYNHVNIYNEIRGGKCVSTSEILPDGRIRLYENWKWLDEEGTEGSSTIEEVAL